The segment aataaatgaacaaGCATTCTGGCTTCTCAGGCCAAACTGCTGTTAAACGATGAAACGAAACGTACTCCACAGGAAAGAGCTTGATATGGATGTCGCCCATTGTGGTGTGAATGATGGCGCTGTCGGACACTCTTTTCGGCCCTTCTGCTTGTGTGGCTGCCATCACTTCCTCTTTAGACGGCTTCTCGTTGAAGATGTCACGGTCAGAATCGGCGCTCTTGGTGTCCTCTGGCTCTCTCTTTGTGAACTgttcaaaataaacatattattaaagCCCAATCACAGCAAAAACAATAACGCTGAAGTTTAAGTAGATGCGTTtgcttcttcatctgaacagatttggagaaatgtagcgttacatcacttgttcaccagaggatcctctgcagtgaatgggtgccgtcagaatgagagtcacaacagctgataaaagcatcacaatgaATTAACGTCTTGTGAACTGAAAAGCTATGTTTGTAAGAAATCCATCAGGACATTAAACTGTTGCTTTGCACATATCAAGCGAagtcaaaatatttattaacatatgtaaggggattttgatgtgagaggacagcgGGAtggacatttttgtttattatggaTTCAACTTTTAGCTAGAAATGATGgtttaaaaacttaaatgatggatttgtttcttacaaccCTGAATTATTGTGcttttggactctctttctgacggcacccattcactgcaggggatccattggtgagcaagtgatgtaatgctacatttcctcAAATCTGTCCCCATGAAGAAAtaatctacatctttgatggcctgaagCCGAGTAAGTTTTTAGCACATCATTTTTTGGGGTGATCTGCTCCTTTTAAAAACAAACTCAcgctcaaaattattttttacataaatccagcTCCCATTTATGATCAACAGAACATTATCATCCTTCTAGAGTCTAAAGTGTGTCAGATTCTTCTGGATCTCACCATGTAGAAGCGGTTCTTCTTGAAGGCGGTGCAGAAGATGGTGGGGTCTGGATCAGAGCTCTGCAGCGCTGGGTTGTCGGAGGCCTTCATCTCAATGGTTGGAGCGGCCTGCATGGCCTTGGCTATTCCCTGAAACAGACTCAGCTGCACCACACGGATGTTCTCCTGTTTGCCCAGGATCCGCACACACCTGCACAGCAAAAACAGTTCAGACACagttaaaaaaagattcaaaGTAATGACTCATGTGGAGCAACCATAGACTATAAAGTAATAACAATCCCCCCAACACATTAGCTCTTATAAATAAGgacccccttagctgttataaattcgctgtaaaccacagcttcacagggattattgcttttataaaacagttattccacatacatagtaaggtttcacagaataaaacagagcaaatgcagtgtaatgatattaatataaacagtattcttccaccaaagaATGAAGTTCCTCAGAAAGAtaccgagcaacacacagaagtaaacagaggtgtgtgtttatagagtaatttaaaaaaaacagcttcgaacgcagctcaaccaatcagaatcaaggaccggaacgatacgctttattatattttataagggATAATAATAGTAATGGCAAACAAACTAAGCTTCATGAGAAAGACTTTATTCTTTCAAATGAAGCTTTTCTTTATGATGATATTTGTTGTGCCACCTCGACAGATTATGCTCCctacaaaaaaatcatttggGAATGACAAGCATCTTCATCACAGAAGAGGTGTGTTTATTGTGTGCTGCGTGTTCTCTACCTGTTCGTCTCCACGTTTATGACTTTAATGCCCAGCATGGTGCCGTACAGCACAAAGTGTCCGGTCTCATCGAAGATGATGTTGGTCAGACGGATGCCGTCCACCTTCTCCAGCTCTCGCTCCACCGCCATCCTGCGGCCGAACTCCATGTCAGGCAGCTGCTGCCTCATCTGCTGGAGCTCGGTGAACATCTGCCATCCAGTGCACAGACACCACAAATGACCTCACCTTCTTCCAACATGCATTTGATCCTCTTATGAGTAAATATATAGTTATTAAAATGATAAGTCCCTAACTTACGGTTAATGATTCGTCAAACACCCTCATCAGCTTCCCAGTGAGGAAACGGAAAATCCTGACTTTGCGGTCGGTGGCGATGGTGGCCATTTTCTTGCCATCTTGGGAGAACGCCAGGCTGGTGGGATACGTTTTGCATTTGGCAAACTCATACAAGTCCGTGTCGGTCTTGAAGTGCCACTCCACCTGCCGTGGAAATTTGAATTCGCTCGGGAGCCCCGTCCAGTACTCCAGCATCCCCGCTTTATCAGCCGACACTATGACGCGATACTTCGGATTCAGCCGGATCTGAGACAGTGGCGTGGTGTGCATCTTCTCAAACGTGTGCAGGGGCTGATTACTTCCCCGTCCGTCGTATACAAAAATCTTCCCCGTCGATTTCTCCGAACAGGCTACGGTGGAGATGGCATCTCCCGGATTATAGATCCACTCACACTGGCCTGGATGGAAGCtgggaaa is part of the Carassius auratus strain Wakin chromosome 10, ASM336829v1, whole genome shotgun sequence genome and harbors:
- the LOC113109630 gene encoding peptidylprolyl isomerase domain and WD repeat-containing protein 1-like; this translates as MASDVSRDASENKRKLDEDEGEWVGPLPSEASQTKKKKVLEYERLYLDNLPSASMYERSYMHRDVITHIVCSKTDFIITASQDGHVKFWKKKEDEGVEFVKHFRSHLGVIECISVSAEGALFCSVGDDQAMKVFDVVNFDMINMLKLGFHPGQCEWIYNPGDAISTVACSEKSTGKIFVYDGRGSNQPLHTFEKMHTTPLSQIRLNPKYRVIVSADKAGMLEYWTGLPSEFKFPRQVEWHFKTDTDLYEFAKCKTYPTSLAFSQDGKKMATIATDRKVRIFRFLTGKLMRVFDESLTMFTELQQMRQQLPDMEFGRRMAVERELEKVDGIRLTNIIFDETGHFVLYGTMLGIKVINVETNRCVRILGKQENIRVVQLSLFQGIAKAMQAAPTIEMKASDNPALQSSDPDPTIFCTAFKKNRFYMFTKREPEDTKSADSDRDIFNEKPSKEEVMAATQAEGPKRVSDSAIIHTTMGDIHIKLFPVECPKTVENFCVHSRNGYYNSHIFHRVIKGFMIQTGDPTGTGMGGESIWGGEFEDEFHATLRHDRPYTLSMANAGPGTNGSQFFITVVPTPWLDNKHTVFGRTTKGMEVVQRISNLKVNPKTEKPYEDISIINITVK